A single window of Archangium lipolyticum DNA harbors:
- a CDS encoding DUF6068 family protein — protein MQMRHSTLPIAALLGAALSFLPGCESTKSSSPSPSDTQAQEPASMQAADAWKRARVGDRVTYSFSATQGPDPRGGGTARTLGGQLTLEVVSVQQPWVWVRLAFTDEAGKPLAHPRLSQDLILPVRADTTRPLDVPHAGEATAEKPSTAGRTWEAMRYVSDQRPVDGPLRTRVYANEPGPLYLTQGLLEASTETAGFHIPGGFKLTLREFREGSAGANAPVPALERPLGPGAYYDRRVDVGPSPGVQRVCFAAERGYLLRTEGPIDTNAAPCSDFSQAEPERLEELLMSLPWEVLSSGDWPPAAAASGTRGTFTAEGRNVPALTEQRTENVEGTQRVFSETYAAEPWAPALAGLPYEARFQPLSSVTERVVTGGKREPEGGTRLVRWGSWLGGQK, from the coding sequence ATGCAAATGCGCCACTCCACCCTCCCCATCGCCGCGCTGCTGGGCGCGGCCCTGTCCTTCCTCCCGGGCTGCGAGAGCACGAAGTCGAGCAGCCCTTCTCCTTCCGACACCCAGGCCCAGGAGCCCGCTTCCATGCAGGCCGCTGATGCCTGGAAGCGCGCCCGCGTGGGCGATCGGGTCACCTACTCCTTCTCCGCCACCCAGGGACCCGACCCCCGTGGCGGCGGCACCGCGCGCACCCTTGGCGGTCAGCTGACGCTGGAGGTGGTGTCCGTGCAGCAGCCCTGGGTCTGGGTGCGCCTGGCCTTCACCGACGAGGCCGGCAAGCCCCTGGCACACCCGCGGCTGTCGCAGGACCTGATCCTCCCCGTGCGCGCGGACACGACGCGCCCGCTCGACGTGCCCCACGCGGGCGAGGCCACCGCCGAGAAGCCCTCCACCGCCGGCCGCACCTGGGAGGCCATGCGCTACGTCAGCGACCAGCGCCCCGTGGACGGCCCCCTGCGCACGCGCGTATACGCCAACGAGCCGGGCCCGCTCTACCTCACCCAGGGCCTGCTCGAGGCGAGCACCGAGACGGCCGGCTTCCACATCCCAGGCGGCTTCAAGCTGACGCTGCGCGAGTTCCGCGAGGGCTCGGCCGGTGCCAACGCCCCCGTGCCCGCGCTGGAGCGGCCCCTGGGCCCGGGCGCGTACTACGACCGGCGCGTGGACGTGGGCCCCTCGCCTGGCGTGCAGCGCGTGTGCTTCGCCGCCGAGCGCGGCTACCTCCTGCGCACCGAGGGCCCCATCGACACCAACGCCGCTCCCTGCTCCGACTTCTCCCAGGCCGAACCAGAGCGCCTCGAGGAGCTGCTGATGAGCCTGCCCTGGGAGGTGCTGTCCTCGGGGGACTGGCCTCCCGCCGCCGCCGCGTCCGGCACCCGTGGCACCTTCACCGCGGAGGGCCGCAACGTGCCCGCCCTCACCGAGCAGCGCACCGAGAACGTCGAGGGCACCCAGCGCGTCTTCTCGGAGACCTACGCGGCCGAGCCGTGGGCCCCGGCGCTCGCGGGTCTGCCCTATGAGGCGCGCTTCCAGCCGCTCTCCAGTGTCACCGAGCGCGTGGTCACCGGTGGCAAGCGCGAGCCCGAGGGCGGTACGCGGCTCGTGCGGTGGGGCTCGTGGCTCGGGGGCCAGAAGTAA
- a CDS encoding LysR family transcriptional regulator: MEWDLLRTFEAVARLGSLTAASKALGVSQSTVSRHLARLEEIAGSPLLLRESPPRLTERGTSLLAAVQPMVDAALAARSALEDTPDLHGEVTLTTVGEMVRWELTPRLPEFYRAFPHLRLRILAENRVSSLAAGEADVALRMVRPERGELVARKVYTASYAFFAASSLELHPEVPWLGLTGSLAGITEQRYADRAFATRPPRLLVEDVESLGLAVQAGLGVAILPRGFAARLDEVVEVPPQRIGAQISDRIPSRDVWMVVHRSKQHVPRVRAVMGWLGGMTRAPGSGA; this comes from the coding sequence GTGGAGTGGGATCTGTTACGCACGTTCGAGGCGGTCGCTCGTCTCGGGAGTCTGACCGCCGCGTCGAAGGCGCTGGGCGTGAGCCAGTCGACCGTCAGCAGACACCTGGCCCGGCTGGAGGAGATCGCTGGCTCCCCGTTGCTGCTGCGCGAATCCCCGCCGCGGCTGACGGAGCGCGGGACCTCGTTGCTGGCGGCGGTGCAGCCCATGGTGGATGCCGCGCTGGCGGCACGGTCCGCGTTGGAAGACACGCCGGATCTCCACGGCGAAGTCACCCTGACCACCGTCGGCGAGATGGTGCGCTGGGAACTGACCCCCCGCCTGCCGGAGTTCTACCGGGCCTTTCCTCACTTGCGCCTGCGCATCCTGGCGGAGAACCGGGTCAGCAGCCTCGCCGCCGGTGAAGCCGACGTGGCGCTCCGGATGGTCCGCCCCGAACGTGGCGAGCTCGTCGCACGCAAGGTGTACACGGCGTCCTACGCGTTCTTCGCGGCCTCCTCGCTCGAGCTTCACCCCGAGGTCCCGTGGTTGGGCCTGACGGGCTCGCTCGCGGGCATCACCGAACAGCGTTACGCCGACCGCGCCTTCGCCACCCGCCCCCCGCGGCTGCTCGTCGAGGATGTCGAGTCACTGGGGCTCGCGGTCCAAGCCGGCCTCGGTGTGGCCATCCTGCCCCGAGGTTTCGCCGCGCGACTCGACGAGGTCGTGGAGGTTCCTCCGCAGCGGATTGGAGCGCAGATCAGCGACCGCATCCCCTCCCGCGACGTCTGGATGGTCGTCCACCGCTCCAAGCAGCACGTCCCCAGGGTGCGGGCGGTGATGGGGTGGCTCGGGGGAATGACCCGGGCCCCTGGGAGCGGGGCATAG
- a CDS encoding SDR family NAD(P)-dependent oxidoreductase encodes MNKNRFDLTGRVALITGASSGLGEHFAQVLAEAGAKVVVAARRVERLRQLADRIKSAGGDAAAVAMDVTDPDSVKAAFEEAGRFFGTIDVLINNAGVARSMLFAKTQEEDWDYVVDTNLKAAWRVARAFVDQPSMAGRPGCIVNISSILGIGVGYGESLYATSKAGLIQLTRHMALELMRNNIRVNALCPGYIETEINSGYFKSERGQAYLKNNIPSKKLGTVEDLSGALLLLASDAGAFITGVALPVDGGHLLHSL; translated from the coding sequence ATGAACAAGAATCGTTTTGATCTGACCGGCCGCGTGGCGCTGATAACCGGTGCGTCGAGCGGTCTCGGCGAGCATTTCGCGCAGGTACTGGCCGAAGCCGGCGCCAAGGTGGTGGTCGCCGCGCGCCGTGTCGAGCGCCTGCGGCAGCTGGCCGACCGCATCAAGAGTGCCGGTGGTGATGCCGCGGCCGTGGCGATGGATGTCACCGATCCCGACAGCGTGAAAGCCGCATTCGAGGAGGCGGGCAGGTTCTTCGGCACCATCGACGTGCTGATCAACAATGCCGGCGTCGCCCGATCGATGCTCTTCGCGAAGACGCAGGAAGAAGACTGGGATTACGTCGTCGATACCAACCTGAAAGCGGCGTGGCGCGTCGCCCGTGCGTTCGTCGATCAACCGAGCATGGCCGGCAGGCCCGGCTGCATCGTCAACATCTCCTCGATCCTCGGCATCGGTGTCGGCTATGGTGAATCGCTGTATGCCACGTCCAAGGCGGGCCTGATCCAGCTCACCCGTCACATGGCGCTGGAGTTGATGCGCAACAACATCCGCGTCAACGCGCTCTGCCCCGGCTACATCGAAACCGAAATCAATTCCGGCTACTTCAAGTCAGAGCGCGGTCAGGCCTACCTCAAGAACAACATCCCGTCGAAGAAGCTGGGTACGGTGGAAGACCTTTCGGGCGCGCTGCTGCTGTTGGCCAGTGACGCCGGCGCCTTCATCACCGGTGTCGCACTGCCCGTCGATGGCGGTCACCTGCTGCACTCGCTGTAA
- a CDS encoding tyrosinase family protein, with product MIRQNILSDEGVLQQFIDGVLAIKDPARFPWPGQPGLSIYDFFVAWHHQSMMLFTPPTQRDRNSAHSGPAFLPWHRYFLLRFEGYLRTALSDNDFRLPYWDWSADAALSNPRQSPIWSQEALGRFTQPAIWQVRIVPGTRGLTRLAQPRPLDRDLGALGGALPTRDAVRTVLRNQVVYDAPPYNSSSTGFRNYLEGWEGPARIHNNVHVWIGGDMADSTSPNDPIFYLHHCNVDRIWQAWRIRYPNAPYVPPQSASNNLAFHRIDDALYSVFREAAPVTPRSVLNPQALGAPFSAANHYDYDTLADLQG from the coding sequence ATGATTCGCCAGAACATCCTCTCTGACGAAGGCGTCCTGCAGCAGTTCATCGACGGAGTCCTGGCGATCAAGGATCCGGCGCGCTTCCCGTGGCCAGGGCAGCCGGGGCTCTCCATCTATGACTTCTTCGTGGCATGGCACCACCAGTCGATGATGCTCTTCACGCCGCCCACGCAGCGAGATCGCAACTCGGCCCACTCGGGCCCCGCCTTCCTCCCGTGGCACCGCTACTTCCTGCTGCGCTTCGAGGGCTACCTGCGCACCGCTCTCAGCGACAACGACTTCCGGCTGCCGTACTGGGACTGGTCCGCGGACGCGGCGCTCTCCAATCCCCGGCAGTCGCCCATCTGGAGCCAGGAGGCCCTGGGACGATTCACCCAGCCTGCCATCTGGCAGGTCCGCATCGTCCCCGGGACGCGAGGACTCACGCGGCTGGCACAGCCGAGGCCTCTCGATCGCGACCTGGGAGCACTGGGAGGCGCGCTGCCGACACGCGACGCGGTCCGCACGGTGCTGCGCAACCAGGTCGTGTATGACGCCCCTCCGTACAACAGCTCCTCCACGGGCTTCCGCAACTACCTGGAGGGATGGGAGGGCCCGGCGCGGATCCACAACAACGTGCATGTCTGGATTGGCGGCGACATGGCCGACAGCACCTCGCCCAACGACCCCATTTTCTACCTGCACCACTGCAACGTGGACCGCATCTGGCAAGCGTGGCGCATCCGCTACCCGAATGCCCCCTACGTTCCCCCCCAGAGCGCTTCCAACAATCTGGCCTTCCACCGCATTGACGACGCCCTCTACTCGGTGTTCCGCGAGGCCGCGCCCGTCACCCCCCGCAGCGTGCTCAACCCCCAGGCCCTCGGAGCCCCCTTCAGCGCCGCCAATCACTATGATTACGACACACTCGCGGACCTGCAGGGCTGA
- a CDS encoding zinc-dependent metalloprotease produces the protein MRKLSMALLAGVALVGCGGTDMQSENQEIISNLVAAGFPADDIMVVDNAVYVGLDAHVTLEASQEMLQAGEGSAEQYRTTNLVGTSVTKICINPTSTFNSYTRLSQGLDQAIANYNSLGLRITMARGPTTGCTANITAQTMSGTGGSAGFPSGGKPYGTINIGTGLNSYSVDVNEHVITHELGHAIGFRHSDYYNRSISCGGAATNEGASTVGAILIPGTPSTATVGASIMNSCFRSTETGEWTSSDITALNYLY, from the coding sequence ATGCGTAAGCTTTCGATGGCGTTGCTGGCTGGTGTTGCTCTCGTCGGCTGCGGCGGTACCGACATGCAGAGCGAGAACCAGGAGATCATCTCCAACCTGGTCGCGGCCGGGTTTCCGGCCGACGACATCATGGTCGTCGACAACGCCGTGTACGTGGGCCTCGACGCTCACGTGACCCTCGAGGCGTCCCAGGAGATGCTCCAGGCCGGTGAGGGGAGCGCGGAGCAGTACAGGACGACCAATCTCGTCGGCACCAGCGTGACGAAGATCTGCATCAATCCCACCTCCACGTTCAACAGCTACACCCGCCTGAGCCAGGGCCTCGATCAGGCCATCGCCAACTACAACAGCCTGGGGCTCCGCATCACCATGGCGCGCGGGCCGACCACCGGCTGCACCGCGAACATCACCGCGCAGACCATGTCCGGCACCGGCGGCTCCGCTGGCTTCCCCTCGGGCGGCAAGCCCTACGGCACCATCAACATCGGCACCGGCCTGAACAGCTACAGCGTTGACGTGAACGAGCACGTCATCACCCACGAGCTCGGCCACGCGATCGGTTTCCGCCACTCGGACTACTACAACCGGTCCATCAGCTGCGGCGGCGCTGCCACCAACGAGGGCGCCTCGACCGTGGGTGCCATCCTCATCCCCGGCACGCCGAGCACGGCCACGGTGGGCGCGTCGATCATGAACTCCTGCTTCCGGTCGACCGAGACCGGCGAGTGGACCAGCTCTGACATCACCGCGCTGAACTACCTCTACTGA
- the roxA gene encoding rubber dioxygenase RoxA, with product MNALLALCQYVMEGCAMRLRWNCELAFSSFLILALSASRAVADPLPLLDSTATRSPFSAACAGQPDSTPLPVDPRTLVVPGVNKPGAAVQFNAYWVDLHSPPAPFVSTLAPNPKNCGEFRASVSRGRANIETRAYFQSFTNALAYYNLYRLWGYLIRPADFDEQVIKRYGLAKAPFRNPYPLPWENPNLTNGGSGQLPLGLVQEKDENGRYTGRISSGCSGCHDSRLGSEQEAGFVWGRSNDAIDAGLIQSDFFRSTGVGTVLQLVPVPWSVGRGTSDAIGIVDLLPALFDMDSLALVPSLLEFFPSHAGGMSRAPNWWYRAFKTRQFWDGALTSDNVRSEMAFGIANLGRTPEQRRALTAEFEDNDNFFISLSPPLYPKAINTALAEQGAVLFHERDLWANGANANIPKTPGNGSCASCHGVYSPRYAANPAYLPDPRLKGIAGVITPIETIRTDPAREQLMADVRKRRAWNTSFLAYNDQSPDHGPFYDDPITSALRRVPRSAYDNGLGPIYSPEGPNTWIEPFGYMATPLYGAWASAPYFHNGSVPTIWEVLKPSDRRAVWKRQQTSTNALGTNAGYDASHASYDFAKLGWKVTPLACGDVPSNDPFIPCSQEMATPDILFANIANLVANYNSLAYQSPPPITQKQIRSRMIFNSHLYGLGNGGHDFTQSLTDDERWALIEYLKTL from the coding sequence ATGAACGCCTTGTTGGCACTGTGCCAATACGTAATGGAGGGCTGCGCCATGAGACTGCGGTGGAACTGTGAATTGGCGTTTTCGAGCTTCCTGATTCTCGCCCTGAGTGCTTCTCGGGCAGTTGCGGACCCGTTGCCGTTGTTGGATTCGACGGCCACCCGGTCGCCATTCTCGGCGGCATGCGCTGGGCAACCGGATTCCACTCCGTTGCCGGTGGATCCGCGCACCCTGGTAGTGCCCGGCGTCAACAAGCCTGGGGCCGCGGTGCAGTTCAATGCCTACTGGGTGGACCTGCACTCGCCGCCGGCGCCGTTCGTCTCGACGCTGGCCCCGAATCCGAAGAACTGCGGCGAGTTTCGCGCGAGCGTCTCTCGGGGCCGGGCGAACATCGAGACCCGTGCCTACTTCCAGTCCTTCACCAACGCGCTCGCCTACTACAACCTCTATAGGCTCTGGGGCTACCTCATCCGCCCCGCCGACTTCGACGAGCAGGTCATCAAACGCTATGGGCTCGCGAAGGCGCCATTCCGCAACCCCTACCCTCTGCCCTGGGAGAACCCCAACCTCACCAATGGCGGCAGCGGGCAGCTTCCGCTGGGGCTCGTGCAGGAGAAGGACGAGAACGGGCGCTACACGGGAAGAATCAGCTCCGGCTGCTCGGGTTGCCACGATTCGCGGCTCGGGAGCGAGCAGGAGGCCGGCTTCGTGTGGGGCCGCTCGAACGACGCGATAGATGCTGGCTTGATCCAGTCCGACTTCTTCCGTTCCACGGGCGTGGGGACGGTGCTCCAACTCGTGCCCGTGCCCTGGAGCGTGGGCCGCGGCACGAGTGACGCCATTGGCATCGTCGACCTCCTGCCCGCCCTCTTCGACATGGACTCGCTCGCACTGGTACCGAGCCTGCTCGAGTTCTTCCCATCCCATGCGGGGGGCATGTCCCGTGCGCCCAACTGGTGGTACCGCGCGTTCAAGACGCGCCAGTTCTGGGATGGAGCGCTCACCTCGGACAACGTCCGTTCGGAGATGGCGTTTGGAATCGCGAACCTGGGTCGCACGCCCGAGCAGCGCCGCGCGCTGACCGCCGAGTTCGAGGACAACGACAACTTCTTCATCTCGCTCTCGCCCCCCCTCTACCCCAAGGCGATCAACACCGCGCTCGCCGAGCAAGGAGCCGTGCTCTTTCACGAGCGTGACCTCTGGGCGAACGGCGCCAATGCCAACATCCCGAAGACTCCAGGCAATGGCTCCTGCGCGAGCTGCCATGGCGTCTACTCGCCACGCTACGCCGCCAACCCCGCGTACCTGCCCGATCCCCGCCTCAAGGGCATTGCCGGCGTCATCACGCCCATCGAAACCATCCGGACGGATCCGGCGCGCGAGCAACTGATGGCCGACGTGCGTAAGCGCAGAGCCTGGAACACGTCCTTCCTCGCCTACAACGACCAGTCCCCCGACCACGGTCCCTTCTACGACGACCCCATCACGAGCGCACTGCGCCGCGTGCCGCGCAGCGCGTACGACAACGGCCTCGGGCCCATCTACTCACCCGAAGGGCCGAACACGTGGATCGAGCCGTTCGGCTACATGGCGACGCCCCTCTACGGCGCGTGGGCCTCCGCGCCTTATTTCCATAACGGAAGCGTGCCCACCATCTGGGAGGTGCTGAAGCCGTCGGACCGCCGGGCGGTCTGGAAGCGCCAGCAGACCTCCACCAACGCGCTGGGAACCAACGCGGGTTACGACGCGAGCCATGCCTCGTATGACTTCGCGAAGCTCGGCTGGAAGGTGACGCCACTTGCCTGCGGAGATGTCCCGAGCAACGACCCGTTCATCCCCTGCAGCCAGGAAATGGCGACGCCCGACATCCTCTTCGCGAACATCGCCAACCTCGTCGCGAACTACAACTCGCTCGCCTACCAGTCACCGCCGCCCATTACCCAGAAACAGATTCGCTCGCGGATGATCTTCAATTCGCATCTCTATGGGCTTGGAAATGGCGGGCATGACTTCACTCAATCGCTCACGGACGACGAGCGTTGGGCCCTCATCGAGTACCTGAAGACGCTCTAG
- a CDS encoding trypsin-like serine peptidase, producing the protein MARQPPGPFMTLWGPLLAGTVLLGVAACGTAVPADPPVCQEPQKPEVSSLWQCGPTLDFTPINSYQGEFADVQDREDAVVLLDGRCTGTLIEASAGPVVLTAGHCVGLGDRALLVFNFEDAPDGDPLMTEGTVIEQSFEPDYALIELDVLPAVTPVLLTTQASERLAIIQHPRGRPKVIAEGRFLDSCNQLVYYSDLDTLVGSSGAGVLNRQGHLVGIHTDGDCDEKGHGANRGWTAETIVEASPYLQSADIAER; encoded by the coding sequence ATGGCGCGACAGCCCCCTGGTCCGTTCATGACTCTGTGGGGCCCGCTCCTCGCGGGCACCGTACTCCTGGGCGTTGCTGCCTGTGGAACTGCGGTGCCCGCGGATCCTCCAGTCTGCCAGGAGCCGCAGAAGCCGGAGGTAAGCAGCCTCTGGCAGTGCGGCCCGACCCTCGATTTCACCCCCATCAACAGCTACCAGGGCGAGTTCGCTGACGTCCAGGACAGGGAAGACGCTGTCGTCCTGCTCGACGGACGCTGCACCGGAACGTTGATTGAAGCGAGCGCGGGACCGGTGGTGTTGACCGCGGGGCACTGTGTCGGGCTCGGAGACCGGGCGCTGCTGGTCTTCAACTTCGAGGACGCTCCCGACGGCGACCCGCTGATGACCGAGGGCACGGTCATCGAGCAATCGTTCGAACCCGACTATGCGCTCATCGAGCTCGACGTGCTTCCCGCCGTCACGCCGGTCTTGCTGACGACCCAGGCCAGCGAGCGGTTGGCGATCATCCAGCATCCCCGGGGACGGCCCAAGGTCATCGCCGAGGGCAGGTTCCTGGACTCATGTAATCAGCTTGTCTACTACTCGGACCTGGACACCCTGGTAGGGAGCTCCGGCGCTGGCGTGCTCAACCGTCAAGGCCACCTGGTGGGCATCCACACCGACGGCGATTGCGACGAAAAGGGCCACGGAGCCAACAGAGGCTGGACCGCGGAAACGATTGTCGAAGCGTCCCCGTACCTGCAGAGCGCCGACATCGCCGAACGCTAG
- a CDS encoding ArsR/SmtB family transcription factor has product MSSDEAHDAVFKALGDSRRRAMLDLLKERPMTTGELTEHFPELDRTTVMQHLGVLEKAGLVIAKKQGRQRWNYLNPLPIQEIHDRWISRYARGAVDLLARLKADLEE; this is encoded by the coding sequence ATGTCAAGTGACGAGGCCCACGACGCGGTCTTCAAGGCACTGGGAGACTCCCGGCGGCGGGCCATGCTGGACCTGCTGAAGGAGCGGCCGATGACGACGGGCGAGCTGACCGAGCACTTCCCGGAGCTGGACCGCACCACGGTGATGCAGCACCTCGGCGTGCTGGAGAAGGCGGGGCTGGTCATCGCGAAGAAGCAGGGGCGGCAGCGGTGGAACTACCTCAATCCGCTGCCCATCCAGGAGATTCATGACCGATGGATCAGCCGCTATGCCCGGGGCGCGGTGGACCTGCTCGCTCGATTGAAGGCGGACCTGGAGGAATGA
- a CDS encoding acyl-CoA dehydrogenase family protein produces the protein MDFQHSPRVTELQNRLNAFMKEHVHPNEHTFTQQVQKNRWASPPIVEELKAKAKAQGLWNLFMPGTEHGGAGLTNLEYAPLAEIMGRVFWAAEVFNCSAPDTGNMEVFARYATPEQQKKWLEPLLEGKIRSAYVMTEPNVASSDATNVELSIRAEGDEYVINGTKWFATGAMHENCQIFIVMGKTDPDNPNRHLQQSQVLVERGTPGMIIKRPLSTLGYWEEPHGHAEIVFDNVRVPKSNLLLGEGRGFEIAQGRLGPGRIHHCMRVIGAAQRALEYACKRVENRVAFGKKLSTQGSVREAIAVMASKVEMCRLMTLRAADKMDRVGNKDAKDLIAMAKIMVPQLGFEVIDMAIQMHGAGGLTGDYFLAEAFNYARWCRIADGPDQVHMMALGKQVIQELSAL, from the coding sequence ATGGATTTCCAACACTCGCCCCGCGTCACGGAGCTGCAAAACCGGCTCAATGCCTTCATGAAGGAGCACGTCCATCCGAACGAACACACGTTCACCCAGCAGGTGCAGAAGAACCGCTGGGCATCGCCGCCGATCGTCGAGGAGCTGAAGGCCAAGGCGAAAGCTCAGGGGCTGTGGAACCTGTTCATGCCGGGTACCGAGCACGGCGGCGCCGGCCTGACCAACCTCGAGTACGCGCCGCTGGCCGAAATCATGGGCCGCGTGTTCTGGGCTGCCGAGGTCTTCAACTGCTCCGCGCCCGACACCGGCAATATGGAAGTGTTCGCGCGGTACGCGACGCCCGAGCAACAGAAGAAATGGCTGGAACCGCTGCTGGAAGGAAAGATCCGCTCGGCCTATGTCATGACCGAGCCGAATGTGGCTTCCAGCGATGCGACCAACGTCGAGCTCTCGATCCGCGCTGAAGGCGACGAGTACGTCATCAACGGCACCAAGTGGTTCGCCACCGGCGCGATGCACGAGAACTGCCAGATCTTCATCGTCATGGGCAAGACCGATCCGGACAATCCGAACCGCCACCTGCAGCAATCCCAGGTACTGGTCGAACGCGGCACGCCGGGCATGATCATCAAGCGGCCCCTGTCGACGCTGGGTTACTGGGAGGAGCCGCACGGCCACGCCGAAATCGTGTTCGACAACGTGCGCGTGCCGAAATCGAATCTCCTGCTCGGCGAGGGCCGCGGTTTCGAGATCGCCCAGGGCCGCCTTGGCCCAGGCCGCATCCATCACTGCATGCGCGTGATCGGCGCCGCCCAGCGCGCACTGGAATACGCCTGCAAACGCGTGGAGAATCGCGTGGCCTTCGGCAAGAAGCTGAGCACGCAGGGCTCGGTGCGCGAGGCCATCGCGGTGATGGCGTCCAAGGTCGAGATGTGCCGCCTGATGACGCTGCGCGCGGCGGACAAGATGGACCGCGTCGGCAATAAAGATGCGAAAGACCTGATCGCGATGGCGAAAATCATGGTGCCGCAACTCGGCTTCGAGGTCATCGACATGGCGATCCAGATGCACGGAGCCGGCGGTCTGACCGGGGATTATTTCCTCGCCGAGGCGTTCAACTACGCACGCTGGTGCCGCATTGCCGATGGTCCCGATCAGGTCCACATGATGGCGCTCGGCAAGCAGGTCATCCAGGAGCTGTCAGCACTTTGA
- a CDS encoding phosphotransferase: MSEAVDTLNVENLQKYLAARIADFGTIQECTKFAGGQSNPTFMVRTEKRRYVLRRKPPGLLLKSAHAVDREYRVMKALAATQVPVPGMFTLCDDDSVIGSMFYVMEFVEGRIFWNSALPDRTPAERRAIYDEMVRVLAAMHTVNLEQTGLTDYGRPGNYFERQIKRWSEQYRASQTGTRPAMEKLMEWLPANVPADDGQVALNHGDYRIDNVMFHPAEPRIVAVLDWELSTLGHPWADLAYQCMHLRLPPDAAIPGLGGLDREALGIPSEEEYVARYCELTGIKAIPNWDFYIIFSFFRIAAILQGVYKRALDGNASSRKAMDYGALAGPIAEMAVAMIP; this comes from the coding sequence ATGTCCGAGGCAGTCGACACGCTGAATGTCGAAAATCTGCAGAAGTATCTGGCTGCGCGGATTGCCGATTTCGGCACGATTCAGGAATGCACCAAATTCGCGGGTGGGCAGTCCAACCCGACCTTCATGGTGCGCACCGAGAAGCGCAGATACGTGCTGCGCCGGAAGCCGCCCGGACTGCTGCTGAAATCGGCGCATGCGGTCGACCGCGAATACCGTGTGATGAAGGCGCTGGCAGCGACCCAGGTGCCGGTACCAGGGATGTTTACACTGTGCGACGACGACAGCGTCATCGGCTCGATGTTCTATGTGATGGAATTCGTCGAGGGCCGCATCTTCTGGAACAGCGCGCTGCCGGACCGGACACCGGCCGAGCGCCGCGCAATCTACGATGAGATGGTGCGCGTACTCGCCGCGATGCATACGGTCAACCTGGAGCAGACCGGTCTCACCGACTACGGCCGCCCCGGCAATTATTTCGAGCGTCAGATCAAACGCTGGAGCGAACAATACCGGGCCAGCCAGACCGGCACCAGGCCGGCAATGGAAAAGCTGATGGAGTGGCTACCCGCCAACGTGCCGGCCGACGACGGTCAGGTCGCGCTGAACCACGGCGACTACCGCATCGACAATGTCATGTTCCACCCGGCCGAACCGCGCATCGTCGCCGTGCTCGACTGGGAGCTGTCGACGCTCGGTCACCCGTGGGCGGATCTCGCGTATCAATGCATGCATCTGCGCCTGCCGCCGGATGCGGCGATCCCTGGCCTCGGAGGTCTCGACCGCGAGGCACTCGGTATTCCCTCGGAAGAGGAGTATGTCGCGCGCTATTGCGAGCTGACCGGCATCAAGGCAATCCCGAACTGGGATTTCTACATCATCTTCAGTTTCTTCCGCATCGCCGCGATTCTGCAGGGCGTCTACAAGCGCGCTCTCGACGGCAATGCGTCGAGCAGGAAGGCCATGGACTACGGCGCGCTGGCCGGTCCGATCGCGGAGATGGCCGTGGCGATGATCCCATGA
- a CDS encoding SRPBCC domain-containing protein: MAQERSEKPSAEGELELRFQVHAKIARPVAEVFDAVYNPKKLSGYFTTNGASAPLDEGTTVTWDFADFPGAFPVYVRKVERNRFIELEWKAGDGDYLTQVRMEFEALDSKSALVRISESGWRKTPEGLNQSYGNCMGWSQMLLCLKVFVEQGTNLRAFLY; this comes from the coding sequence ATGGCACAGGAGCGAAGCGAGAAGCCGTCGGCGGAAGGTGAGCTGGAGCTCAGGTTCCAGGTCCACGCCAAGATTGCGAGGCCGGTCGCCGAGGTTTTCGACGCGGTCTACAACCCGAAGAAGCTGAGCGGCTACTTCACGACCAACGGAGCGAGCGCACCGCTCGACGAGGGCACCACCGTGACGTGGGACTTCGCCGACTTTCCCGGCGCCTTCCCCGTGTACGTGCGCAAGGTGGAGCGCAACCGCTTCATCGAGCTGGAGTGGAAGGCCGGTGATGGCGACTATCTCACGCAGGTTCGCATGGAGTTCGAGGCGCTGGACAGCAAGTCGGCGCTGGTGCGCATCAGTGAGTCGGGCTGGCGGAAGACGCCGGAGGGGCTGAATCAATCCTACGGCAACTGCATGGGCTGGTCGCAGATGCTCCTGTGCCTGAAGGTGTTCGTGGAGCAGGGCACCAATCTGCGCGCGTTCCTCTACTAG